In Paenibacillus sp. 1781tsa1, one DNA window encodes the following:
- a CDS encoding response regulator transcription factor produces MEPEVETETETSIKVLLVDDHEMVRIGLAAVLDTEDGIEVVGEAGSGEEGIRLAQEYKPDVVLMDLVMEGMDGIEATRQVLKMYPECKVIVLTSYLDDEKMYPVIEAGAFSYLLKTSRANEVADAIRAAARGQSVLESQVASKMMNRFRQPQAAAPLHDELTDREMDVLRLLAKGKSNQDIADDLIIGIKTVKFHVTNLLAKLGVDDRTQAAIYAYKNGLAE; encoded by the coding sequence ATGGAACCGGAAGTCGAAACGGAGACGGAAACGTCGATCAAAGTATTGCTCGTGGATGATCATGAGATGGTACGTATTGGTCTTGCAGCGGTACTGGATACCGAAGATGGAATTGAAGTTGTTGGTGAAGCAGGTAGTGGAGAGGAAGGTATTCGGCTTGCACAGGAGTATAAGCCTGATGTTGTTCTGATGGACCTGGTGATGGAAGGCATGGATGGCATCGAGGCTACCCGTCAGGTTCTTAAAATGTATCCGGAGTGCAAAGTCATCGTATTGACCAGTTACCTGGATGATGAAAAAATGTACCCTGTCATTGAAGCAGGCGCATTCAGTTATCTGTTAAAAACATCAAGAGCCAATGAAGTGGCAGATGCGATTCGCGCAGCAGCTCGCGGACAATCCGTTCTGGAGTCACAGGTGGCTTCCAAAATGATGAATCGATTCCGACAGCCACAGGCAGCAGCTCCTTTGCATGATGAATTGACCGACCGTGAAATGGATGTGCTCCGGTTGCTGGCTAAAGGCAAATCGAATCAGGACATCGCTGATGATCTGATTATCGGCATTAAGACAGTCAAGTTCCATGTCACTAATTTACTGGCCAAATTGGGCGTAGACGACCGTACACAGGCCGCGATCTATGCATATAAAAACGGACTTGCAGAGTAG
- the zwf gene encoding glucose-6-phosphate dehydrogenase codes for MVEKQSQDEVQTPGAVFFIFGATGDLARRKLFPAIYSLYREGKLAEDFAVIGVARRPRSPEEFREDIYESIKEFCRYPAGEPDEWNAFVDHFEYKALDINNVDGFKELRAQTEHLESKFNTPGNRLFYLALAPELFGSVSYSLRDGGMLESRGWNRLVIEKPFGYDLQSAEHLNEQIREVFREEEIYRIDHYLGKEMVQNIEVIRFGNAFFEPLWNNKHIANVQITLGETVGVEERGGYYDHSGALRDMGQNHMLQMLTMIAMEPPSRLFPEDIRDEKVKVLRSLRAFTSDEEVGNNVVRGQYSEGEYRGKQLPGYRQEDKVDPQSNTETYFAARVFVDNFRWAGVPFYIRTGKRLPVKTTEIVVEFKSMPNNVYLGKKYKLEPNLLVIRVNPMEGIYIKINAKKPGSDSEIQPLAMDFCQSCMIGINSPEAYERLLHDAAEGDSTYFTRWDEVATAWSFVDRIAAAWGQNQGELHTYPAGTWGPEATDKLLEQDGFHWWPVNGQDEDSVIWQVNG; via the coding sequence ATGGTTGAAAAACAATCGCAAGATGAAGTACAGACACCAGGCGCAGTATTTTTCATTTTTGGAGCAACGGGTGATTTGGCCCGCCGGAAGCTGTTTCCGGCTATCTACAGTCTTTACCGTGAAGGCAAGCTTGCCGAAGACTTTGCGGTTATTGGCGTAGCACGTCGTCCGAGGTCCCCAGAAGAATTCCGGGAAGACATCTATGAATCCATTAAAGAGTTCTGCCGCTATCCAGCGGGGGAACCTGATGAGTGGAACGCTTTTGTCGATCATTTTGAATACAAAGCACTGGATATCAATAATGTGGACGGATTCAAAGAGCTGCGTGCGCAGACGGAGCATCTGGAATCAAAGTTTAACACGCCGGGGAACCGACTGTTCTATCTGGCACTGGCACCTGAGCTGTTTGGCAGTGTCTCGTACAGTCTACGGGACGGCGGTATGTTGGAAAGTCGGGGTTGGAACCGTTTGGTGATCGAGAAACCATTTGGTTATGATCTGCAATCGGCGGAACACCTGAATGAGCAGATTCGTGAGGTATTCCGTGAAGAGGAAATCTATCGGATTGATCATTATCTGGGCAAGGAAATGGTGCAAAATATCGAAGTCATTCGGTTCGGGAATGCTTTTTTTGAACCGCTCTGGAATAACAAACATATTGCCAACGTTCAGATTACGCTGGGTGAGACAGTAGGCGTGGAAGAACGTGGCGGTTATTATGATCACTCTGGGGCACTGCGTGATATGGGGCAGAATCATATGCTTCAGATGTTAACGATGATTGCGATGGAACCGCCGAGTCGCCTATTCCCGGAAGACATTCGGGATGAGAAGGTGAAGGTATTGCGCTCATTGCGGGCCTTTACTTCGGATGAGGAAGTGGGCAACAACGTTGTGCGTGGACAGTATTCCGAAGGGGAGTACCGTGGCAAGCAGCTTCCGGGCTATCGCCAGGAAGACAAGGTTGATCCGCAGTCGAATACGGAGACTTATTTTGCAGCACGTGTATTCGTGGATAATTTCCGCTGGGCGGGTGTTCCATTCTACATTCGGACAGGCAAGCGTCTTCCGGTGAAAACGACCGAGATCGTAGTGGAATTCAAGTCGATGCCGAACAACGTGTACCTTGGGAAAAAGTATAAATTGGAACCGAATCTGCTGGTCATTCGGGTGAACCCAATGGAAGGCATATATATCAAAATCAATGCCAAGAAACCAGGCTCGGATTCCGAGATTCAGCCGCTCGCGATGGATTTCTGTCAGAGCTGCATGATTGGAATCAACTCGCCTGAAGCGTATGAACGTCTGCTGCACGATGCAGCAGAAGGGGATTCTACGTACTTTACCCGTTGGGATGAAGTGGCAACAGCCTGGTCTTTTGTGGATCGGATCGCAGCAGCCTGGGGACAGAATCAGGGAGAGCTTCATACGTATCCTGCTGGAACTTGGGGACCAGAAGCGACAGATAAGCTGCTGGAGCAGGACGGATTCCACTGGTGGCCGGTGAATGGTCAGGACGAGGACAGCGTGATCTGGCAAGTAAACGGTTAG
- a CDS encoding YwmB family TATA-box binding protein, which translates to MLNRWMTAGILAMAIIILIGVTQVYAEKNEPQAAQLEQLIYTADSVIDNVDRLVVKWQGEGRGDAQAQAALLASHLGLEQPVRVRQTGHNVYRSEVVVNEALGEVGLLVNVVETGDNGYYAIVQLSADAHTERKTLMTAHEQIGQLLVDSGMKASWNMSVQGTAATAIKRDASQQLALIEKGLSQNVDLVSVERYTDVASASVSYEAAELPLSIKSGSHMLNMQLAVHQVGDEMDNRITVGFPVITIEY; encoded by the coding sequence ATGTTAAATCGTTGGATGACAGCAGGTATATTGGCAATGGCTATCATTATTCTTATCGGTGTGACACAGGTATACGCAGAGAAGAACGAACCCCAAGCAGCCCAACTGGAACAGTTAATCTATACGGCTGACAGCGTGATTGATAATGTGGATCGTCTAGTTGTTAAATGGCAAGGAGAAGGCCGGGGAGATGCACAAGCGCAGGCCGCATTACTGGCTAGTCACTTGGGGCTGGAACAACCAGTACGGGTACGCCAGACGGGCCATAATGTGTATCGCAGTGAGGTGGTTGTCAATGAGGCTCTTGGAGAAGTAGGTCTGTTGGTCAATGTCGTCGAGACAGGAGACAACGGCTACTACGCCATCGTACAACTTTCAGCGGATGCACACACGGAGCGGAAGACATTAATGACAGCACATGAACAGATCGGTCAACTGCTTGTAGACTCAGGGATGAAGGCAAGCTGGAATATGTCTGTGCAAGGTACAGCAGCTACTGCTATTAAACGTGATGCGAGTCAACAGTTGGCACTGATCGAGAAAGGCCTGTCTCAAAATGTGGATCTCGTCTCCGTTGAACGTTATACGGATGTAGCCAGCGCAAGTGTATCTTATGAGGCGGCTGAGCTGCCTTTGTCAATTAAAAGTGGCTCGCATATGTTGAATATGCAACTCGCAGTTCACCAGGTTGGTGACGAGATGGACAATCGAATTACAGTGGGGTTTCCGGTGATTACGATTGAATATTAA
- a CDS encoding peptide chain release factor 3 yields MSKAANDILQQEVDKRRTFAIISHPDAGKTTLTEKLLLFGGAIRLAGTVKARKASKHATSDWMEIEKQRGISVTSSVMQFDYLNHRVNILDTPGHQDFSEDTYRTLTAADSAVMLIDVAKGVEAQTIKLFQVCAKRGIPIFTFINKLDREGKSPFDLMEELENVLGIRSVPMNWPIGTGRELCGVYDRMKNQVELFQGDDHSIIKVQKVNGYTDPIIREMAGEYLHDQLIQDLELLDVAGDPFDMEKVQRGELTPIFFGSAINNFGVQTFLENFLELAPKPEPRRSTAGEIQPTNEKFSGYVFKIQANMNPAHRDRIAFLRIVSGKFQRGMSVKHTRVGKEIKLSQPQQFLAQDRDIVEEAYAGDIIGLFDPGIFRIGDSLSQGSEVVFEELPTFSPEIFAKVTVKNALKHKQYQKGIDQLTEEGTIQVFQTASFDETILGVIGQLQFEVFEYRMKGEYGVDVQLQRMPYQFARWIVDENLDASKFRINSALVKDKKGNYVVLFENEYAMRTAMDKNPTAKFLETAP; encoded by the coding sequence ATGAGCAAAGCTGCAAATGATATTCTTCAACAGGAAGTGGACAAACGCCGGACGTTTGCCATTATCTCTCACCCGGATGCGGGTAAAACTACATTAACCGAGAAACTGTTGCTGTTCGGGGGCGCGATTCGCCTTGCGGGAACGGTAAAAGCTCGGAAAGCCAGCAAACACGCAACAAGTGACTGGATGGAAATTGAGAAACAACGGGGGATCTCGGTTACTTCTTCTGTAATGCAATTTGATTACCTGAACCATCGCGTTAACATTCTGGATACACCAGGTCACCAGGATTTCAGTGAAGATACGTATCGTACACTGACGGCTGCCGACAGCGCGGTCATGTTGATTGACGTAGCGAAGGGTGTCGAGGCACAGACGATTAAGTTGTTCCAGGTATGTGCGAAGCGTGGGATTCCAATCTTTACGTTTATCAACAAACTCGATCGTGAGGGTAAAAGCCCATTTGATCTGATGGAAGAACTTGAAAATGTACTGGGTATTCGTTCAGTTCCAATGAACTGGCCTATTGGTACAGGTCGCGAACTATGCGGTGTATATGACCGGATGAAAAATCAGGTGGAGTTGTTCCAAGGGGACGATCACTCGATAATTAAAGTTCAGAAAGTAAACGGTTATACAGATCCAATTATCCGTGAGATGGCAGGAGAATATCTGCATGATCAGTTAATTCAGGATCTGGAGCTTTTGGACGTTGCGGGAGATCCTTTTGATATGGAGAAAGTTCAACGCGGCGAATTGACGCCTATTTTCTTCGGTAGTGCGATTAACAATTTTGGTGTGCAGACCTTCCTGGAGAACTTCCTGGAACTGGCACCGAAGCCTGAACCACGTCGCAGTACGGCAGGTGAAATCCAGCCAACGAATGAGAAATTCAGCGGGTATGTATTCAAGATTCAAGCGAACATGAACCCGGCACATCGGGATCGTATTGCGTTCCTGCGTATTGTATCAGGCAAGTTCCAACGTGGAATGAGTGTGAAGCATACCCGTGTAGGTAAAGAGATCAAGCTGTCACAGCCACAGCAATTCCTGGCACAAGACCGGGATATTGTCGAAGAGGCATATGCAGGCGATATTATCGGTTTGTTCGATCCAGGTATCTTCCGGATTGGCGATTCATTGAGCCAAGGCAGCGAGGTTGTCTTTGAGGAGTTGCCAACGTTCTCGCCAGAGATTTTCGCTAAAGTTACTGTTAAAAATGCATTGAAACATAAACAGTACCAAAAAGGAATTGACCAGTTGACCGAAGAAGGAACCATTCAGGTGTTCCAGACGGCAAGTTTCGACGAGACGATTCTCGGCGTAATTGGTCAACTGCAGTTCGAGGTATTTGAATACCGGATGAAAGGCGAGTATGGGGTAGACGTGCAATTGCAGCGCATGCCTTATCAGTTCGCTCGCTGGATCGTGGACGAGAATCTAGACGCAAGCAAATTCCGGATTAACTCTGCGCTTGTGAAAGATAAAAAAGGCAATTATGTAGTACTCTTCGAAAATGAGTACGCCATGAGAACGGCTATGGATAAAAATCCTACAGCCAAGTTCTTGGAGACTGCACCTTAA
- a CDS encoding DoxX family protein: MLDVGLLLIRLVIGLSFMAHGAQKLFGWFGGYGIKGTGGWFESMGMKPGALVALLAGLAEFGGGLLLALGLLTPVGGILIALTMVIAIVKVHGANGYWSTQNGFEYNLAILVIGVALALTGGGQYALDALIF, from the coding sequence ATGTTGGATGTAGGGTTGTTGTTGATTCGTTTGGTGATTGGATTGTCGTTTATGGCGCACGGGGCTCAAAAGCTGTTTGGTTGGTTCGGAGGTTACGGAATCAAGGGTACAGGCGGCTGGTTTGAGTCGATGGGCATGAAGCCAGGTGCATTGGTGGCTTTACTGGCTGGTCTCGCGGAATTCGGTGGCGGATTGCTGCTGGCTCTGGGTCTGCTCACACCAGTAGGTGGTATTCTGATTGCATTGACAATGGTCATTGCGATTGTGAAAGTCCATGGTGCAAACGGATACTGGTCCACGCAGAACGGATTCGAATATAATCTCGCGATCCTGGTCATTGGTGTAGCGCTAGCCCTGACAGGTGGCGGACAATACGCGCTGGATGCATTAATTTTCTAA
- the sspI gene encoding small acid-soluble spore protein SspI, whose amino-acid sequence MPITLSLREAIVHKVHDKSDDQLREMIEGSVDGPEAALPGLGAIFEMIWKNTEPAKQEELIQIAQEHLHTIPVQPLR is encoded by the coding sequence ATGCCCATTACATTAAGCCTGCGTGAAGCGATTGTTCATAAAGTTCATGACAAGAGTGATGATCAGCTCCGGGAGATGATTGAAGGTTCAGTAGATGGACCGGAAGCTGCTTTACCTGGACTTGGCGCCATTTTCGAGATGATCTGGAAGAACACAGAACCTGCCAAGCAGGAAGAACTCATTCAAATCGCGCAGGAGCATCTGCACACCATTCCCGTTCAACCGCTTCGCTAA